In Magnetospirillum sp. XM-1, a single window of DNA contains:
- a CDS encoding M48 family metallopeptidase translates to MIGYNRFTWSRVIQELDSGAVIDWFTLRFFVVGPIGILIAAISAGFNTDSLGSGLRVLGLGMVFAGASAISGWIIGLLFGIPKSVNRDSDGGGTNGNKAISKANTNLEDISDWLTKTIVGVTLTGLFTLPSYIWQAAGKINALGFKWEAGGQLLAVSIFFYFTGGGFWTGYVGTRTLLSHMFGKFDRSLAEGQSEKVLSTELAIDTLRGGDGKTVIIAAAQSPEVAAADNVLLGLPLEKLTTPQQIAAWGVAHARANKLDEAAVALESALRSDPDNKDFARSLMAVYTAQNRMDKVNALRQQIDLPYTRMMDVLSALYEPPPGGFTEAIRLGKHLLRKIDPKNLATLNVWLACAFGQQYQYLSQRIEAERGENEARAEELAEARKNALAHVKAALEADPTTRGWLFQLWIPPEGARDQDLAVFGAFDKEFAELLDPQGARRG, encoded by the coding sequence ATGATTGGTTATAATAGGTTTACGTGGTCAAGAGTCATTCAAGAGCTCGATTCAGGCGCAGTCATTGACTGGTTCACTCTCCGATTTTTTGTTGTTGGTCCGATCGGAATTCTCATTGCGGCCATATCTGCCGGATTCAACACCGATTCATTAGGCAGCGGTCTCAGGGTGCTGGGCCTGGGCATGGTCTTCGCCGGGGCATCGGCCATCAGCGGATGGATCATCGGATTGCTGTTCGGCATCCCCAAATCCGTCAATCGGGATTCAGATGGTGGAGGCACCAACGGAAACAAGGCGATCAGCAAGGCCAACACCAACCTGGAAGACATCTCGGACTGGCTGACCAAGACCATCGTCGGCGTCACCCTGACCGGTCTGTTCACCTTGCCCTCCTACATCTGGCAGGCCGCCGGCAAAATCAACGCCCTCGGCTTCAAATGGGAGGCCGGGGGCCAATTGCTTGCCGTGTCGATCTTCTTCTATTTCACCGGCGGCGGCTTCTGGACGGGCTATGTGGGGACCAGAACCCTTCTCAGCCACATGTTCGGGAAGTTCGACCGCAGCCTGGCCGAGGGCCAATCGGAAAAGGTCCTGTCCACCGAACTGGCCATCGACACATTGCGCGGCGGCGACGGCAAGACCGTCATCATCGCCGCGGCGCAATCACCGGAGGTCGCCGCCGCGGACAACGTGCTGCTTGGTCTTCCGCTGGAAAAGCTGACCACTCCGCAGCAGATCGCCGCATGGGGCGTGGCGCACGCCCGGGCCAACAAGCTGGACGAAGCCGCCGTCGCCCTGGAATCGGCCCTGCGCTCCGATCCCGACAACAAGGATTTCGCCCGTTCGCTGATGGCGGTCTACACCGCCCAGAACCGGATGGACAAGGTCAACGCCCTGCGCCAGCAAATCGACCTGCCCTATACCAGGATGATGGACGTCCTCTCGGCACTGTACGAGCCGCCCCCCGGCGGCTTTACCGAAGCAATCCGGCTGGGCAAGCATCTACTGCGCAAGATAGACCCGAAGAATCTCGCCACCCTCAACGTCTGGCTGGCCTGCGCCTTTGGCCAGCAATACCAATACCTGAGCCAGCGGATCGAAGCCGAAAGGGGCGAAAACGAAGCCCGCGCCGAGGAACTGGCGGAAGCGCGCAAGAACGCCCTCGCCCACGTCAAGGCGGCGCTGGAGGCCGATCCGACCACCCGCGGGTGGCTGTTCCAGCTCTGGATCCCCCCGGAGGGGGCCCGAGACCAGGATCTGGCGGTCTTCGGCGCCTTCGACAAGGAATTCGCCGAGTTGCTGGATCCCCAGGGAGCGAGGCGAGGCTAG